The following nucleotide sequence is from Fundulus heteroclitus isolate FHET01 chromosome 24, MU-UCD_Fhet_4.1, whole genome shotgun sequence.
CTCTGATAAGCATGTGTTGCTTGTTCTTACATTTTAGCCCTGCTTCCTGTTAGACTTTATGTGACCTACTAGTGGCTAatgaaactgaaccaaaacaCGTTGTTGACCACAACTCATTCGTCGTTTAACCAGGAAGGAGATTATATCTGCACAAAGGACTAGGTTGGTTTAGATATACACTATTTTATTCTTGAATAAATGGGATTTGTGTGCTTGTTTGCGTTTACTCTTGTTGTCCGTCTGGTATTAACATTCGTTTCAGAATCTGAAACTTATAAATTTGAAGCAGAAACTGGAGAAAGTCGCAGATAGCAGACAATTATGTCTGCTGGTTGTCAACAGACGAGGAAAAGGGCACAAATCTGAGTTGGTTGGAGGATGGAGGGTTAGAGGACGGTCCTCTCACTGCCAGCTCACCCCCCTTCAGGAAAAGACGCGCTCAGGAGGACcacagcctcctcctcctcctcctcctcctcctttagAGCGCACTTCCTCTTCAAAGTATCTGCGCTGAAGAGAGTTAGCTACTTGCTCTCTGCCTCAGCTTGCGCTGCTGGCGTCGACTGCCCTGCGAGGACTGGAAAAGACAAAGAAGAAGCTCCGACACTCGGCGATCTGAGCCTGATTAGAGCTTCTGGATGTGGATGTGATATGCAGGAGAAGAGGCTGGAGAGCAGGCGGACACTTCCTCTCACAAATCATACATGACTGGACGACTCATCACCCAAGGTACTTGCCTTATTTTCataaaaatgcagatttttttttttaagatgacgGTTTATTTCAAGATTTCCTTTGTGACactgttttgtatttatttaattgacTTATCAGGTGGGAAAGCTGCTGCTCAGAATAGAGTCAATGATGCGCAGCATCCTCGACTATAAAGGCCTTCCAGAAAACATTAAACTGCTCTTAACCAGTAAAAGCTGGAAACCGATTTGCGCCGCGTGTTCGTCTTTTAAAGACCCTTTAAAAACACCATTTGCTCAAACTGTAGCAGGACTTTGATACCATAAAACTCCCCCAGCTACCCCCTCCATCCTGCCTGAAAATGGGCTTTTCACACGCAAACCCTGGAAACACACGGGCTAGCTTATTTTTAACGACAGAATAATAGATGCTGTGAATTTCCATATCATCAAACTGTGCTACTTCACATCATATAGACGACTGCTTTCTAGACCAACGGACAGACCACGATCAGAGCTGCTGGTGGGCTGAACGAAGTTATTAAGGTCAGTGGTTCTCACCGGTGACGTAACGGGACCacggaaaaaaaacattttatcactTCTTTCACCTTAAACGAGACATCTATCATCTATTAACAACTTTAATGCTGAACTCAGGTTTCAGGCCAACACCAGAAGGTTTTGGGTGTAATATGATTAGTATTTGGAAATGTTcaccatttatttaattttagcccctccaaatataaataaaatgaaataaaaacatgcatcgGGAATGAAAGCATCCTCCGATCACTATCCTACCGCCACCATACTTCACTGTGGACATAGTATTCATTGATCTTGTCGGGGTTTTTGTTCTCTGCAGCCTCCCAGACCAGTTTCCACCTTTACTTAACATTAATTTTCCATAAAATCACTACTAAATGGCGTTTCTGTGCCGTGGTAAAGGAGGCAATAAGACACAGCAGATATGCACATAAACAGTGGCATAAATACAGACACAGCTCCCCACCCAGGGCACAATGACCATGGGGGGCggcaaaaactaaaaactcaGAAAAAACTGGAGATCCTCATTAGATACAGTTTTGTGAACATTTATATCATggaattaataaaatattacaattttattgCAGGAATGAGttaattttttgtaaatagCGCATGGGCCACTGGTGTGGTTTCTTACCCAGGGCGGCATCTGTCGTGGAGGATCACCAGTGGACATAAGCAATATAACCAgtagaaatccttttttttcaagaattGTATCATATATTATGATTTATCAGAGATAAAGCCGCTGTAATTCCAAATTTCCTGACTTTAAATTGTTAAAGCCTCCAGATCCAAACATGTGCCTTTATCTGCTGTCTGCTCTCTTCATTCCTGAACATCAGATACGGTCAGGCCTCTTATAGCTCTGGTGacctatagttttttttttattagtttgctCTTCAGTTTCAGTGGCCTTTATACATAGAAACGCAGAGAACACGCGTTGAACACAAATAGGAAACGTCATAAATACCCCCACTGAAGTGGCCTCTTGCACAGTGAACTGCACAAAGAACAATTTTAAGTGGGCCTATTTTAGGAGCATCAACGACTCGTTCACTTTAAAGAGAAAGCACGATTTTAAGCAACTCCTCTCCGCTCACCATAAGATACAGCGACGGGTTTTAGTCATTTAAATGACTCCAAATTGGCTGATAAGGGTATAAATGCCCCCAAAACCTTGTGGGAGGATGTGTCTGAAATGAACCATCGGTCCACAAATCCAAAAGGGTACGAGTGACGCCAAAACAAGGCCCACTGggaaacaagatggcggctggGGCTGATGCCACTAAAATTTTTAACTCGATACAATTTTCGATGGAATGGCAAAATGTGGGCAAGAGATGTCCTCCCAAAGCGAGGGATGTGGAGACATTATGTAAGGTAGAGTGAGGGATTATTGTCGGGTAAAGGATCTATCACAACCCCTTTGTTACGTCACAAAAACCTTTTCAGGACCCCTGTGAGCTTAAATTTAAAGGCTCCTGGAGAGCTTCTACATCGACCAACGCATACTTCCTAAAGCGCTTTACTGTGCCTGTGTGCTTCTTCGTAGCTGATCCAATCtcttcctgtttggtttgattttgcaataaattcCTCAGACCTGCCCTCCGCGGCTGCGGCCCCTCTGCCATATCTGATCTTCCATCTCCCGCCCTGAAAAAAGGCCGGCGTGCTTCTCgcagaaaacagcaaacaggatCGCAAAACGCATTTGCATGTTTATGCAAACATCCGACCCCCCGCGCAAGTATCGCCATAAACCTTCTGTATCTCCctttttttacagtttgtttCTGCTTTCTAGGGTAGCTGTTCGCTGCTGGAGCGTGCGAACGGGAGGGAGCCTGCTGCTGATTTCCCCGGCGTCAGACTTCAACGCGCCGCCGCCCTCGATGGAGAAGCTCATCTACGTCGTCACGGTGCCGCTGTCCACCTCCATCGTCCTGGCCAACCTGGTCATCGTCCTGGGCATCTCCTGCAACCGGCAGCTCCACAACACGCCCAACTACTTCTTCCTCAGCCTGCTGGTGGCTGACATGTGCACGGGCGTGGCGCTGCCCTTCATCCCGCTGATGGGGCTGAACCGGGAGCTGAGCTTCGGCTCCTGCCTGGCGGTCCACGTCTTGCCCAATTTCCTCTTCCTGGCCTTCCTCTCCAACCTGGTGATGGTGCACTACGAGCGCTACATCTGCATCGTCGACCCCCTGCGCTACAACTCCCTGTGGGTGCATCGCAATTTCCCGCTGGCGCTGCTGATCGTGTGGGCGCCCCCGCTTCTGTTCGCCTCCATGCCCGCCTTCGGGTGGCACAGCTGGTCGGGGCCCGACTGGGACGACTGCTGCGAGAGCTCCCAGAAGCCGCCGGCGCTCTCGAACTGCACCAACCTGACCTCGTGCTGCTCCTACCGGCGCGTCTTCCCCAACGCGTTCATCTACCTGGAGGTGTACGGGCTCGTTTTACCGGCGATCCTCCTGGTGGCCGGCATGACCGGACGCGTGCTGTGGATCACCCGGGGCCAGATGAAGGACATTTGCCGCCTCCACAGGGCGGTGAAGCGAGGCAGCCGGGCGTCGGAGCAAGAGCAGCGGCTGAACCTGCGGTACACGCGCTGCGTGGTGGCGGTGTCCCTGACCTTTCTGGCCTGCTGGGTGCCCTACCTG
It contains:
- the LOC105917424 gene encoding G-protein coupled bile acid receptor 1 isoform X1 encodes the protein MPLKFLTRYNFRWNGKMWARDVLPKRGMWRHYVRVAVRCWSVRTGGSLLLISPASDFNAPPPSMEKLIYVVTVPLSTSIVLANLVIVLGISCNRQLHNTPNYFFLSLLVADMCTGVALPFIPLMGLNRELSFGSCLAVHVLPNFLFLAFLSNLVMVHYERYICIVDPLRYNSLWVHRNFPLALLIVWAPPLLFASMPAFGWHSWSGPDWDDCCESSQKPPALSNCTNLTSCCSYRRVFPNAFIYLEVYGLVLPAILLVAGMTGRVLWITRGQMKDICRLHRAVKRGSRASEQEQRLNLRYTRCVVAVSLTFLACWVPYLIYMHVCIAFLISDTKRSSVTHIVLSCTGIGSMAVVPMVLGLANKQYTEPAFKLLQKLRDRWRARGSEETAI
- the LOC105917424 gene encoding G-protein coupled bile acid receptor 1 isoform X2, coding for MEKLIYVVTVPLSTSIVLANLVIVLGISCNRQLHNTPNYFFLSLLVADMCTGVALPFIPLMGLNRELSFGSCLAVHVLPNFLFLAFLSNLVMVHYERYICIVDPLRYNSLWVHRNFPLALLIVWAPPLLFASMPAFGWHSWSGPDWDDCCESSQKPPALSNCTNLTSCCSYRRVFPNAFIYLEVYGLVLPAILLVAGMTGRVLWITRGQMKDICRLHRAVKRGSRASEQEQRLNLRYTRCVVAVSLTFLACWVPYLIYMHVCIAFLISDTKRSSVTHIVLSCTGIGSMAVVPMVLGLANKQYTEPAFKLLQKLRDRWRARGSEETAI